One stretch of Plasmodium yoelii strain 17X genome assembly, chromosome: 5 DNA includes these proteins:
- a CDS encoding zinc finger protein, putative has protein sequence MCKYALINKCDRGENCTFAHDINELRIKPDMRKTKLCKSYILGKCTDHSCIYAHSVNELREVGKPAICQLHREGRCIKGNQCRFAHSINDINTKLVQFYDCEDNIVSEINNISNCDNNSLNKISKEKQLMVNNMKNNNSNFEIECNIINKRNELLDCMLMENDSNSSVLSKNIVIRNFVTKNMQNNGQNNGQNNGQNNGQNNGHNAYRTNLVKTESNILGYNVYINDKKNDINNQNEIIKDTKLSIININDNVKNNRKKNNLVSISGDKNEKNILNHGCDSKIEDNISILRPSLNFQKKIKFNYGEENIINNNLGLKYNNIQNMSNNNILDNYNNMNNMIDVNYYDKKDNLNYMNLCYNDNQEDMSVETKFNKYDRIKNDNKLNINLFEKEKINLTKDEASYFQIENKTKDKTYNYKLKKCYRNDYLLNSRENVIYDYDGYISSSRIDNKYENISTCFDLKNKKTNLGNNINYFDKKDLKNNDLFYSGFREMCEFNLGSNNEGNNTNCIDAVMGSMNIGNGFELHLTNPNYEDIDKEKEQYELENKYKIVEPNKDNENDKREIDFIIYKEHQNEKMSKNGQVSKANALLNNDDNENGNDNDNENGNENGNGNGNSDNSEKYLNMAIQNISRISASNFVENNFKYTKDKEKNSTEELGKPNSNFSEIDANSGFKLAEIDTNSGFKLAEIDTNSGFKLTEIDTNSGFKLTEIDTNSGFKLTEIDDCVEFGVESGAVENGINESYLKVGKVEKIGKVEKIGKVGKVGKIGKVGKVGKVGKIGETETRMISNDCFDENKNEYLDHIKMSGIGNNNMEMNKIKNSIRYENNGNNYFENDMYLKKYIFKCDERKIINEDNNFDIYINRNYIDKIPKTKNNNLIISKSIQTSMNQDMITSNQNKMNTFNNLNDNNNRSKENSINILNCFRDIMNPVESTNKLNNFDKKIKKKKNEEIYENEYLKKENIYDDSDRCENYSIEKINNEIENVYDYNCDENHNLNDIKKLTTTNSKINYMELNKNIKKNSMENLNYISTFDCCRGNVNLKNKQNEINKCLMAKEDYNGFYDNYKNDVAASILQKGHGNAGNGDGNSVCNGMGIKKGCLLIHNEESNKLDNKFEIINNRKEKRNGSIIKGILSKFSEMNNDENGNELNSIEIKHSSTKTLTSNIYENENENENEDENEDENENENENFSNNCLFEVQRYFDLPWACEKKEIENSNTYNSNNYNSNNYNSNTYNSNNYSSNNYSSNNKCGFYESYKNKTNKQKNNNNFKDNVNKNDEMIYSYMNQEYNMLLQNDNDIENLIINRNCLNNLSNGYQNNIYNSSDFWEQPHLFNYENVNETNNNKDIYFDNNFFFENKDFPLDDDTEYSINFSGDMVFNFAKSAE, from the exons ATGTGCAAATATGcactaataaataaatgcGATAGAGGAGAAAATTGTACATTTGCACAtgatataaatgaattaCGAATAAAACCAGATATgcgaaaaacaaaattatgcAAGAGTTATATTTTAG gAAAATGTACTGACCATAGTTGCATATATGCTCACTCTGTGAACGAATTAAGGGAAGTAGGGAAGCCCGCCATTTGCCAACTCCACCGAGAGG GGCGATGCATAAAGGGGAACCAGTGTAGATTCGCACACTCAATAAATGACATAAACACAAAACTGGTTCAATTTTACGATTGTGAAGATAATATAGTTAgtgaaattaataatatatcaaattgtgataataattctttaaataaaataagtaaagaaaaacaattaatggtgaacaatatgaaaaataataattccaATTTTGAAATAGAatgtaatataattaataaaagaaatgaatTATTAGATTGTATGTTAATGGAAAACGATTCTAATTCATCagttttatcaaaaaatattgttattcGAAATTTTGTgacaaaaaatatgcaaaacaATGGACAAAATAATGGGCAAAACAATGGGCAAAACAATGGACAAAATAATGGGCATAATGCATATCGGACAAATTTGGTAAAAACTGAATCCAATATTTTAGgatataatgtatatataaatgataaaaaaaatgatattaataatcaaaatgaaataataaaagatacAAAGCTatcaataataaatattaatgataatgtaaaaaataatcgaaaaaaaaataatttagttTCAATTTCTGGTGAtaagaatgaaaaaaatatattaaatcatGGATGTGATTCAAAAATAGAAGATAATATTTCCATTTTAAGACCATCTCtcaattttcaaaaaaaaataaaatttaattatggagaagaaaatataataaataataatttggggcttaaatataacaatatacAGAATATgtcaaataataatatattagataATTATAACAATATGAATAACATGATAGatgtaaattattatgataaaaaagataatttaaattatatgaatctATGTTATAATGATAATCAAGAAGATATGTCTGTTGaaacaaaatttaataaatatgatagaatcaaaaatgataataaattaaatataaatttatttgaaaaagaaaaaataaatttaactAAAGATGAAGCATCATACTTTCAAATTGAAAATAAGACAAAagataaaacatataattataaattaaaaaaatgttatagaaatgattatttattaaatagtCGAGAAAACGTTATATATGATTATGATGGATATATATCTAGTAGTAGAatagataataaatatgagaATATTAGTACATgttttgatttaaaaaataaaaaaacaaatttaggaaataatataaattattttgataaaaaggatttaaaaaataatgatttattttattcaggGTTTAGAGAAATGTGTGAATTTAATTTGGGGAGTAACAATGAGggtaataatacaaattgTATAGATGCAGTAATGGGTTCAATGAATATAGGAAATGGGTTCGAATTACATCTAACAAATCCAAACTATGAAGATATtgataaagaaaaagaacAATATGAGttggaaaataaatataaaattgtggAACCAAACAaggataatgaaaatgataaaagaGAGATagattttataatatataaagagcatcaaaatgaaaaaatgtcgAAGAATGGTCAGGTAAGCAAGGCAAATGCGCTTTTAAATAACGATGACAATGAAAATGGTAATGATAATGACAATGAAAATGGTAATGAAAATGGGAATGGCAATGGCAATAGTGATAATagtgaaaaatatttaaacatGGCTATACAAAACATCTCGAGAATTTCGGCATCTAATTTtgttgaaaataattttaaatatacaaaaGATAAAGAGAAAAATAGCACAGAAGAATTGGGCAAGCCCAACTCGAATTTTTCAGAAATTGATGCAAATTCCGGTTTTAAATTAGCAGAGATTGATACAAATTCCGGTTTTAAATTAGCAGAGATTGATACAAATTCCGGTTTTAAATTAACAGAGATTGATACAAATTCCGGTTTTAAATTAACAGAAATTGATACAAATTCCGGTTTTAAATTAACAGAAATTGATGATTGTGTCGAGTTTGGAGTGGAAAGTGGTGCAGTAGAAAATGGCATAAATGAATCATATTTAAAAGTTGGAAAGGTTGAAAAAATTGGCAAAGTTGAAAAAATTGGCAAAGTTGGAAAGGTTGGCAAAATTGGAAAGGTTGGCAAAGTTGGAAAGGTTGGAAAAATTGGCGAGACCGAAACGAGAATGATAAGCAATGATTGTTTTgacgaaaataaaaatgaatatttagATCATATTAAAATGAGTGGAATAGGAAACAATAATATGGAGatgaataaaattaaaaatagcaTACGTTATGAGAATAATGGAAATAACtattttgaaaatgatatgtatttaaaaaaatatatatttaaatgtgacgaaagaaaaataataaatgaagataataattttgatatatatataaatagaaaTTATATAGACAAAATTcctaaaacaaaaaataacaatttaatTATCTCAAAATCGATTCAAACATCAATGAATCAAGATATGATCACATCTAATCAAAATAAGATGAACACATTTAACAATTTgaatgacaataataatagaagTAAAGAGAATTCTATAAATATTCTGAATTGCTTTAGAGATATAATGAATCCAGTAGAATCAACAAATAAActtaataattttgataaaaaaataaaaaaaaaaaaaaatgaagaaatatatgaaaatgaatatttaaaaaaagaaaatatatatgatgattCAGATAGATGTGAGAATTATTCTAtagagaaaataaataacgaAATTGAAAATGTATACGATTATAATTGTGATGAAAATCATAATTTgaatgatattaaaaaattaacaacaacaaatagtaaaattaattatatggaacttaataaaaatatcaaaaaaaattcgATGGAAAATCTAAACTATATTTCAACATTTGATTGTTGTAGAGGAAATGTAAatcttaaaaataaacaaaatgaaataaataaatgtttaatGGCAAAAGAAGATTATAACGGTTTTTATgacaattataaaaatgacgTTGCGGCGTCTATTTTGCAAAAGGGGCATGGCAATGCTGGTAATGGCGATGGCAACAGTGTTTGCAACGGCATGGGAATAAAAAAGGGCTGCTTGCTAATTCATAATGAAGAGTCAAATAAGTTAGATAATAAGTtcgaaattataaataatagaaaagaaaaaaggaATGGAAGTATTATAAAAGgaattttatcaaaatttagTGAAATgaataatgatgaaaatggaaACGAATTAAATAGTatagaaataaaacataGTTCAACAAAAACATTAACTTcgaatatatatgaaaatgaaaatgaaaatgaaaatgaagatgaaaatgaagatgaaaatgaaaatgaaaatgaaaatttttcaaataattgTTTGTTTGAAGTGCAAAGATATTTTGATTTGCCATGGGcttgtgaaaaaaaagaaatagaaaataGCAACACTTATAATAGCAATAATTACAATAgcaataattataatagcAACACTTATAATAGCAATAATTATAGTAGCAATAATTATAGTAGCAATAATAAATGTGGTTTTTACGagagttataaaaataaaacaaataaacaaaaaaataataataattttaaagacaatgttaataaaaatgatgaaatgaTTTATAGTTATATGAATCAGGAATATAATATGTTATTacaaaatgataatgatattgaaaatttaataataaataggaattgtttaaataatttgaGTAATGGTTATCAGAATAACATTTATAACAGTAGCGATTTTTGGGAACAGCCACATCTTtttaattatgaaaatgtgAATGAGACGAATAATAACAAAGATATATATTtcgataataatttttttttcgaaaatAAAGATTTTCCTCTAGATGATGATACTGAATATTCGATCAATTTTTCTGGCGACATGGTTTTTAATTTTGCAAAGAGTGCCGAATAG
- a CDS encoding 60S ribosomal protein L30e, putative produces MAKKTKKSVGDNINSKLQLVMKSGKYQFGRKSCLKALRTGKGKLVIVSSNCPPIQRSVIEYYAMLSKCGVHDYHGDNNDLGTACGKLFRISCLVITDVGDSDIIKTNE; encoded by the exons ATggcaaaaaaaacaaagaaaAGTGTAGGAGATAATATAAACTCAAAACTTCAACTTGTTATGAAATCAGGAAAATACCAATTTGGAAGGAAATCATGTTTAAAAGCTTTAAGAACAGGAAAAG GGAAACTAGTAATTGTTAGCAGCAACTGCCCACCTATCCAAAGAAGTGTAATCGAATATTATGCAATGCTTTCAAAATGTGGTGTTCATGATTATCATGgcgataataatgatttaggAACAGCATGTGGTAAATTATTTCGAATAAGTTGTTTAGTCATAACTGATGTTGGTGATTCTGatataattaaaacaaaCGAATAA